From Kineosporia succinea, the proteins below share one genomic window:
- a CDS encoding sensor histidine kinase, producing the protein MNPFSPVRAPGGRPLLACALVGVALAVTSIGMELTDAEPHLVMWVGVGAGALFLAALPLARGVGDDALTLRAGLLIGAGAGAVLAVIGLWRATGRDQPVVLLLLVPSLLLLITAALAVREARLAAHARRMKQLRARLQGQEDERRRWAQELHDQTLQDLAALELWLASLSRTHDPDRLAAGVEDARGMVHEQIGVLRHLITQMRPLALDTLGLRAAVQDLAHRAEGEVTVACDVERLPAGLPPDTQVAIYRIVQEALSNAVQHAHCHRIAVRATNDGSQLVVTVRDDGRGLPDPASGDAPSTSFGRIGMRERAESLGAHLTWSTPEGGGTMVTLRVPEAARPHS; encoded by the coding sequence GTGAACCCCTTCTCCCCGGTGCGGGCACCCGGCGGCCGGCCCCTGCTGGCCTGTGCCCTGGTGGGTGTCGCGCTCGCCGTGACCAGCATCGGCATGGAACTCACCGACGCCGAACCCCACCTCGTGATGTGGGTCGGGGTGGGCGCCGGGGCCCTGTTCCTGGCCGCGCTGCCCCTGGCCCGCGGTGTCGGCGACGACGCCCTGACGCTGCGCGCAGGCCTCCTGATCGGGGCCGGCGCGGGGGCGGTGCTGGCGGTGATCGGCCTGTGGCGGGCGACGGGCCGCGACCAGCCGGTGGTGCTCCTGCTCCTGGTGCCGTCTCTGCTGCTGCTGATCACGGCGGCGCTGGCGGTGCGGGAAGCGCGTCTCGCCGCCCACGCACGGCGCATGAAGCAGTTGCGGGCCCGGTTGCAGGGGCAGGAGGACGAGCGCCGCCGCTGGGCCCAGGAGCTCCACGACCAGACACTGCAAGACCTGGCGGCCCTGGAACTGTGGCTGGCGAGCCTGTCGCGCACCCACGACCCGGACAGGCTCGCCGCCGGTGTCGAGGACGCCCGTGGCATGGTTCACGAGCAGATCGGTGTGCTGCGGCACCTGATCACGCAGATGCGCCCGCTGGCCCTGGACACGCTCGGCCTGCGGGCGGCGGTGCAGGACCTGGCGCACCGGGCCGAGGGCGAGGTGACGGTGGCCTGCGACGTCGAGCGCCTCCCGGCCGGCCTCCCGCCCGACACCCAGGTCGCGATCTACCGCATCGTGCAGGAGGCCCTGAGCAACGCGGTGCAGCACGCGCACTGTCACCGCATCGCCGTCCGCGCGACGAACGACGGCTCCCAGCTCGTGGTCACGGTGCGGGACGACGGCCGGGGCCTGCCCGACCCCGCCTCCGGCGACGCCCCGAGCACGTCGTTCGGTCGCATCGGCATGCGCGAACGGGCCGAGTCGCTGGGCGCCCACCTCACCTGGAGCACCCCCGAGGGCGGCGGCACGATGGTCACGCTGCGGGTTCCCGAGGCGGCCCGGCCGCACTCGTAG
- a CDS encoding response regulator: MESENTWRIVLADDHSMVRTGLRALLEADPRCLVVGECGDLAKVAGTVLDTHPDLVVLDIALGRQNGLDAVPTLLALPGEPRILVLTMHDDPGFAREALGRGAHGYLLKDAAAAELIRAIEIVMAGDVYLQPQLGAQLMRHTPEPADGLSEREREVLRLLARGHTNAEIAHELFISLRTVEAHRAALRARLGAHHRSELVDAARRFGLLDQR, encoded by the coding sequence ATGGAGTCCGAGAACACGTGGCGCATCGTCCTGGCCGACGACCACTCCATGGTGCGCACCGGGCTGCGGGCCCTGCTCGAGGCCGATCCGCGCTGCCTGGTGGTGGGTGAGTGCGGGGATCTGGCCAAGGTCGCCGGCACGGTGCTGGACACCCACCCCGACCTGGTCGTGCTCGACATCGCGCTGGGCCGCCAGAACGGGCTGGACGCGGTGCCCACCCTGCTCGCCCTGCCCGGGGAGCCGCGCATCCTGGTACTGACGATGCACGACGATCCCGGCTTCGCCCGCGAGGCGCTGGGCCGGGGTGCGCACGGCTACCTGCTGAAAGACGCGGCGGCGGCCGAGCTGATCCGGGCGATCGAGATCGTGATGGCCGGTGACGTGTACCTGCAGCCGCAGCTCGGGGCGCAGCTGATGCGGCACACGCCGGAACCGGCGGACGGGCTGAGCGAACGGGAGCGGGAGGTGCTGCGGTTGCTGGCGCGCGGGCACACGAATGCGGAGATCGCGCACGAGCTGTTCATCAGTCTGCGCACGGTCGAGGCGCACCGGGCGGCGTTGCGGGCGAGGCTGGGGGCGCACCACCGGTCGGAACTGGTGGACGCGGCCCGCAGGTTCGGTCTGCTGGACCAGCGGTGA